In the genome of Myroides phaeus, one region contains:
- the uvrC gene encoding excinuclease ABC subunit UvrC, producing the protein MPIKPSLALQIQTLPDQPGVYQYFDKEDKILYVGKAKNLKKRVSSYFNKVHDNAKTNVLVKKIETIKHIVVPTETDALLLENNLIKRLQPRYNVLLKDDKSYPWICIKREPFPRVFMTRRMIKDGSEYFGPYTNIKTVHTLLELIKELYPLRTCNYDLSTTNVRSGKFKVCLEYHIGNCAGPCQEYESDMQYDKKIKDIRDILKGNFKESLRGFKDYMMELASDMKYEEAQKVKEKVDLLENYQAKSTIINPKISNIDVFSIISDESAAYINFLQVSYGSIIRSHTMEVKKKLDETDVELLELAITELRERFNLTSKEVIVPFDVEVAEGIHITVPKLGDKKRILELSERNAKFYRMDLMKQIKIVDPERHVNRIMQQMKKDLRLHNEPRHIECFDNSNIQGTNPVAACVVFKDGKPSKKDYRHFNVKTVEGPNDYDSMEEIVYRRYKRVLEEKQPLPDLIVIDGGKGQLGVALKSLESLGLRGKVPVISLAERLEEIFYPGDSFPLYLDKRSETMKVIIHLRDEAHRFGLTFHRNQRSKNAITSELDNIKGVGEKTKTSLFNYFKSVKRIKEASLEELEKVIGKSKGKIVFEFFKLH; encoded by the coding sequence ATGCCAATAAAACCGTCTTTAGCATTACAAATACAAACACTGCCTGATCAACCTGGGGTTTACCAATATTTTGATAAGGAAGATAAGATCTTATATGTAGGAAAGGCTAAAAATTTAAAAAAGAGGGTAAGTTCTTATTTTAATAAAGTTCACGACAATGCAAAGACAAATGTATTAGTTAAGAAAATAGAAACAATAAAACATATTGTTGTTCCTACAGAAACAGATGCATTATTGTTAGAAAACAATTTGATTAAGCGATTACAACCAAGGTATAATGTTCTTTTAAAAGATGATAAATCATATCCTTGGATTTGTATTAAGCGAGAGCCATTTCCTCGTGTTTTTATGACACGTAGAATGATTAAGGATGGTTCAGAGTATTTCGGACCTTATACCAATATAAAGACAGTTCATACGCTTTTAGAATTAATAAAAGAATTGTATCCCTTAAGAACCTGTAACTATGATCTATCAACTACAAATGTTCGATCTGGTAAGTTTAAAGTTTGTTTAGAATATCACATAGGTAATTGTGCGGGTCCTTGTCAAGAGTATGAAAGCGATATGCAATATGATAAGAAGATAAAAGATATTAGGGATATTCTGAAAGGTAATTTCAAAGAAAGTTTGAGAGGGTTTAAGGATTATATGATGGAATTAGCTTCAGATATGAAATATGAAGAGGCCCAAAAAGTAAAAGAGAAAGTAGATTTACTTGAGAATTACCAAGCAAAATCAACGATTATAAATCCGAAGATTAGTAATATAGATGTTTTCTCTATAATTTCTGATGAATCAGCTGCCTATATAAACTTTTTGCAAGTATCGTATGGTTCAATTATTCGTTCACATACTATGGAAGTAAAAAAGAAATTGGACGAAACTGATGTAGAGTTATTAGAATTAGCAATTACAGAATTGAGAGAACGATTTAACTTGACATCAAAGGAGGTTATTGTGCCATTTGATGTTGAAGTGGCGGAGGGTATACATATTACAGTGCCTAAATTAGGTGATAAGAAACGTATATTAGAATTATCAGAGAGAAATGCTAAATTTTACCGTATGGATTTAATGAAGCAGATTAAGATTGTTGATCCAGAGAGACACGTGAATCGTATCATGCAACAAATGAAGAAAGATTTGCGCTTGCATAATGAACCACGTCATATAGAGTGTTTTGATAACTCAAATATACAAGGGACTAATCCGGTTGCTGCTTGTGTTGTTTTTAAAGATGGTAAGCCAAGTAAGAAAGATTATCGCCATTTTAATGTAAAAACAGTTGAAGGTCCTAATGATTATGATTCAATGGAGGAAATCGTTTATCGAAGATATAAGCGAGTTTTAGAAGAGAAACAGCCATTGCCTGATTTGATTGTAATAGATGGGGGAAAAGGACAGTTAGGTGTAGCTTTAAAAAGTTTAGAAAGTTTAGGTTTGCGAGGGAAAGTACCTGTAATAAGTTTAGCCGAACGTTTAGAAGAGATATTTTATCCAGGAGATAGTTTTCCTTTGTATTTGGATAAGCGTTCAGAAACGATGAAGGTTATTATTCATTTAAGAGATGAAGCACATAGATTTGGATTGACATTTCATAGAAATCAACGTAGTAAGAATGCAATTACAAGTGAGTTAGATAACATTAAAGGTGTAGGTGAGAAAACAAAAACAAGTTTATTTAATTATTTCAAATCTGTGAAACGTATTAAAGAAGCAAGCTTAGAAGAATTAGAAAAAGTTATAGGAAAATCAAAAGGCAAGATTGTTTTTGAGTTTTTTAAGTTACATTAG
- a CDS encoding succinylglutamate desuccinylase/aspartoacylase family protein produces the protein MTILDETILPGETKTLNLEIARLHTATKLKIPVIVSRAKEDGPTVLLSAGLHGDEINGVDIVRQIVHSKINIPKKGTIICIPVINIFGFINKSREFPDGRDMNRVFPGSKNGSLAGRFAYHLIQYILPYVDYAIDFHAGGQSRFNAPQLRITPDNKELEDLATIFNPPFLLYSNQISGSFRNACAKKGIKMLLFEGGKSLDINSDVSTMGVEGTKRFLKAFDMLRDNFLIEKATEKMTIITNSVWVRAKKSGLLHDQVKIGTFVEKGQVLAEISDPYGNENTLIKAPNKGYVINVNDAPIVYQGDAVFHISKNIK, from the coding sequence ATGACTATACTTGACGAAACTATTTTACCTGGAGAAACAAAAACACTTAATTTAGAAATAGCACGTTTACACACAGCAACTAAACTTAAGATACCAGTAATTGTTTCAAGGGCCAAAGAAGACGGACCAACAGTTTTATTATCAGCAGGCCTTCACGGAGATGAAATTAATGGCGTAGATATCGTTAGACAAATTGTTCATTCTAAAATTAACATTCCTAAAAAAGGAACTATTATCTGTATACCTGTTATCAACATATTTGGTTTCATTAACAAATCAAGAGAGTTTCCTGATGGAAGAGATATGAATAGAGTTTTCCCAGGAAGTAAAAATGGATCACTTGCAGGTAGATTTGCATATCACTTAATTCAGTATATTCTTCCTTATGTTGATTACGCTATTGATTTCCATGCAGGGGGGCAAAGTAGATTTAATGCTCCTCAATTACGTATAACTCCAGACAATAAAGAATTAGAAGATTTAGCAACAATCTTTAATCCTCCTTTTTTACTGTATTCAAACCAAATATCTGGTTCTTTTAGGAATGCTTGTGCCAAGAAAGGTATCAAAATGTTATTATTTGAAGGAGGTAAATCATTAGATATAAATAGTGATGTTTCGACAATGGGAGTAGAAGGAACAAAACGATTCTTAAAAGCTTTTGATATGCTTCGAGATAACTTCCTTATTGAAAAAGCAACAGAAAAAATGACTATTATTACAAATTCTGTTTGGGTACGTGCTAAAAAATCAGGGCTTTTACACGATCAAGTAAAAATTGGTACTTTCGTAGAAAAAGGTCAAGTATTAGCAGAAATATCTGACCCCTATGGAAACGAAAATACACTTATTAAAGCTCCGAATAAAGGATATGTAATAAATGTTAATGATGCACCTATTGTTTACCAAGGAGATGCTGTTTTTCACATTTCTAAAAACATAAAATAA
- a CDS encoding 5-formyltetrahydrofolate cyclo-ligase has translation MNKEELRIKYKALRDNLSSDEIEDLSLHIANRALQLPIWNKSNYHLFLSITDKKEINTEYLLQILAGKDKNVILSKSNFKEGTLTNFLLTDNTTIKINSYGIPEPVDGIQVPEQQIDVVFIPLLAFDKQGNRIGYGKGFYDRFLEKCNPNILKIGVSFFEPEDYINDIQSNDVPLDFCITPNTTYTF, from the coding sequence ATGAATAAAGAAGAACTAAGAATTAAATACAAAGCACTACGCGATAACTTATCAAGTGATGAAATAGAAGACTTAAGTTTACATATCGCTAACCGAGCACTACAATTACCGATTTGGAACAAAAGTAATTACCATCTTTTTTTGAGTATCACAGATAAAAAAGAAATTAATACTGAGTACCTTCTACAAATATTAGCAGGAAAAGACAAGAATGTGATTTTGTCGAAATCCAATTTTAAAGAAGGAACCTTAACAAACTTCTTACTAACTGATAATACTACAATCAAAATAAACTCTTATGGCATTCCTGAACCTGTTGATGGAATACAAGTACCAGAGCAGCAAATAGACGTAGTTTTTATTCCTCTATTAGCTTTTGACAAACAAGGAAATCGAATTGGATACGGAAAAGGTTTCTATGATCGTTTTTTAGAAAAATGTAATCCTAATATCCTCAAAATAGGAGTAAGTTTTTTTGAACCTGAAGATTATATTAATGACATACAATCTAATGATGTTCCATTAGATTTCTGCATTACTCCAAATACAACATATACTTTTTAA
- a CDS encoding lipoprotein signal peptidase, whose product MSLKRAYLLVLLVLVLDQVLKIYIKTTFVLNDEYVVFNWFRIHFIENDGMAWGVELPGIYGKLALTAFRIVAVGGIAWWLSDSINKKASNYLIVAIALILAGAVGNILDSVFYGVIFDDSTHQLATIFTDKPYGTWFHGKVVDMFYFPIWRGNLPSWLPFVGGNDFTFFNAIFNIADVAISVGVGILIVFNKKVFKK is encoded by the coding sequence ATGTCTTTAAAGAGAGCTTACTTGCTTGTTCTACTTGTATTAGTTTTAGATCAGGTATTGAAAATTTATATAAAAACTACTTTTGTATTAAATGATGAATATGTTGTTTTTAACTGGTTTCGTATACATTTCATTGAGAATGATGGGATGGCGTGGGGAGTTGAGTTACCAGGTATATATGGTAAGTTAGCTTTAACAGCTTTTCGAATTGTTGCTGTAGGAGGTATTGCGTGGTGGTTAAGTGATTCTATTAATAAAAAAGCTTCTAATTATCTAATAGTCGCTATTGCTTTAATATTAGCAGGGGCGGTAGGTAATATTTTAGATTCTGTTTTTTATGGAGTAATATTTGATGATAGTACACATCAATTAGCAACTATATTTACAGATAAGCCATATGGGACTTGGTTTCATGGAAAAGTAGTAGATATGTTTTATTTTCCCATTTGGAGAGGTAATTTACCAAGCTGGTTGCCATTTGTAGGAGGTAATGATTTTACTTTTTTTAATGCAATCTTTAATATTGCGGATGTTGCGATTTCAGTTGGAGTAGGTATTCTAATTGTTTTTAATAAGAAAGTGTTTAAGAAATAA
- a CDS encoding TraR/DksA family transcriptional regulator has protein sequence MKDIGELVRYSDADLAEFKMLITAKIDKAQADLELIKSAYMNDLNNGTDDTSPTFKAFEEGSETMSKEANAQLAIRQEKFIRDLRNALVRIENKTYGICKVTGKLIDKERLKLVPHATMSIEAKNMQR, from the coding sequence ATGAAAGACATAGGTGAATTAGTACGTTATTCTGATGCGGATTTGGCGGAATTTAAAATGTTGATTACAGCTAAGATTGATAAAGCTCAAGCGGATTTAGAATTGATCAAAAGCGCCTATATGAATGATTTGAATAATGGTACAGATGATACCTCTCCAACATTCAAGGCATTCGAAGAAGGAAGTGAAACAATGTCTAAAGAAGCAAATGCTCAATTGGCAATTCGTCAAGAAAAGTTTATTCGCGACTTAAGAAATGCTTTAGTTCGTATCGAAAACAAAACGTATGGTATCTGTAAAGTTACAGGTAAATTGATTGACAAGGAGAGATTGAAGTTAGTGCCTCATGCTACAATGAGTATTGAAGCAAAAAATATGCAACGTTAA
- the ileS gene encoding isoleucine--tRNA ligase, with protein MSTKFTEYKGLDLSGVASEMLEFWKEQSIFEKSISTRDDNKPFVFFEGPPSANGKPGIHHVMARAIKDIFCRYKTQKGYQVKRKAGWDTHGLPVELGTEKELGITKEDIGTKITVEEYNQACKRTVMRYTDLWNDLTEKMGYWVDMNDPYVTYKPKYMETVWWLLKEIYKKDLIYKGYTIQPYSPKAGTGLSSHEINQPGCYKDITDTTIVAQFKAIDETLPEFLQGFGTIHFLAWTTTPWTLPSNTALTVGPKIDYVLVKSFNQYTGDAINVVLGKPLVGKQFAGKFVEVSTEEELNAYKEGDKKIPFLVVKDFKGADLVGTKYEQLLPYTLPYQTPENAFRVISGDFVTTEDGTGIVHTAPTFGADDAKVAKEATPEVPAMLILDADGNAVPLVDLQGRFVKEMGDLAGKYVKNEYYDEGQAPERSVDVEIAIRLKEENKAFKVEKYVHSYPHCWRTNKPVLYYPLDSWFIKITEVKERMFELNEEVNWKPKATGEGRFGNWLKNANDWNLSRSRYWGIPLPIWRTEDKTEEMIIGSVEELMTEIEKSQQAGHQQGNPFEGFVVGDMTEENYDKVDLHKNVVDNIVLVSPSGKPMYREADLIDVWFDSGSMPYAQWHYPFENKELIDNNLSYPADFIAEGVDQTRGWFYTLHAIATLVFDTKAYKNVVSNGLVLDKNGLKMSKSLGNTVDPFDTLAEHGPDATRWYMISNANPWDNLKFDLDGITEVRRKFFGTLYNTYSFFALYANIDGFKYEEQDVPLKDRPEIDRWILSELNTLVKRVDEFYAEYEPTKAARAITDFVTENLSNWYVRLCRRRFWKGEYAQDKIAAYQTLYTCLITVAKLGSPIAPFFMDKLYRDLTLTTSSEGFESVHLAEFPVFEEEVVDKDLESRMQKAQVISSLVLSLRKKEMIKVRQPLQRIMIPILDQKQRGEIELIADLVKAEVNVKEIELLDDASGILVKQIKPNFKTLGPRFGKDMGLIAKEIQKFTQENISEIERNGEINVKLLEKSIILTLSDVEITSQDIEGWLVANDSGLTVALDITISPELRSEGIARELVNRIQNIRKDSGFEVTDKIKVVIKEEKEIKEAVLANEDYIKSETLTHTLEFTTELVEGVDVEFDELKTRVLILK; from the coding sequence ATGAGCACTAAATTTACAGAATATAAGGGTCTTGATTTGTCAGGGGTAGCATCAGAGATGCTGGAGTTTTGGAAAGAACAATCAATATTCGAAAAAAGTATTAGTACAAGAGATGATAATAAGCCTTTTGTATTTTTTGAAGGACCACCTTCAGCTAATGGTAAGCCAGGGATTCACCACGTAATGGCTCGTGCAATTAAAGATATTTTTTGTCGATACAAAACTCAAAAAGGATATCAAGTAAAGCGTAAGGCCGGATGGGATACTCACGGATTACCAGTTGAGTTAGGAACAGAGAAAGAGTTAGGAATAACGAAAGAAGATATTGGTACAAAAATCACAGTAGAGGAGTACAATCAAGCATGTAAGCGTACAGTAATGCGCTACACTGACTTGTGGAATGATCTTACTGAGAAAATGGGGTATTGGGTTGATATGAATGATCCATATGTTACATATAAACCGAAATATATGGAAACAGTATGGTGGCTTTTAAAAGAAATCTATAAAAAAGATTTGATTTATAAAGGGTACACTATTCAGCCATATTCACCAAAAGCAGGGACAGGATTGTCTTCTCACGAGATTAATCAACCTGGATGTTATAAAGATATTACAGATACTACGATTGTAGCTCAGTTTAAAGCGATAGATGAAACATTGCCAGAGTTCTTACAAGGATTTGGAACAATTCATTTCTTAGCTTGGACAACTACACCATGGACATTGCCTTCAAATACAGCATTAACAGTAGGTCCGAAAATCGATTATGTGTTGGTAAAATCATTTAATCAATATACAGGGGATGCTATAAATGTTGTTCTTGGGAAACCATTAGTAGGAAAGCAATTTGCTGGGAAGTTTGTTGAAGTTTCAACAGAAGAAGAATTGAATGCGTACAAAGAAGGAGATAAAAAAATACCATTCTTAGTAGTTAAAGATTTTAAAGGAGCTGATTTAGTAGGAACAAAATATGAGCAATTATTACCGTATACTTTGCCGTATCAAACACCAGAGAATGCTTTTAGAGTAATTTCAGGTGATTTTGTTACAACAGAAGACGGTACTGGTATTGTTCATACAGCACCTACATTTGGAGCGGATGATGCTAAAGTAGCAAAAGAAGCTACGCCAGAGGTACCAGCGATGTTAATTTTAGACGCAGATGGTAACGCAGTTCCATTAGTTGACTTACAAGGACGTTTTGTTAAAGAAATGGGAGACCTTGCAGGGAAATATGTAAAAAATGAATACTACGATGAAGGACAAGCTCCAGAGCGTTCTGTAGATGTAGAAATTGCGATTCGTTTAAAAGAAGAAAATAAAGCATTTAAAGTAGAAAAATACGTTCACAGTTACCCACATTGTTGGAGAACTAATAAACCTGTATTATACTATCCTTTAGATTCTTGGTTTATTAAAATTACGGAAGTAAAAGAACGTATGTTTGAATTAAACGAAGAGGTGAATTGGAAACCAAAAGCAACAGGAGAAGGACGTTTTGGAAATTGGTTGAAAAACGCGAATGACTGGAACTTATCGAGATCTCGTTATTGGGGTATTCCATTGCCAATTTGGAGAACAGAGGATAAGACTGAAGAGATGATCATTGGTTCAGTAGAAGAATTGATGACTGAAATTGAAAAGTCACAACAAGCAGGACATCAACAAGGGAACCCATTTGAAGGATTCGTAGTTGGAGATATGACTGAAGAGAATTATGACAAAGTTGATTTGCATAAAAATGTTGTTGATAATATTGTTTTAGTGTCACCTTCAGGTAAACCAATGTATCGTGAAGCAGATCTTATTGATGTATGGTTTGATTCAGGGTCTATGCCTTATGCACAATGGCACTATCCTTTTGAAAATAAAGAGTTGATTGATAATAACTTATCATACCCAGCTGATTTCATTGCAGAAGGAGTAGATCAAACACGTGGATGGTTCTATACTTTACACGCAATTGCTACGCTTGTATTTGATACAAAAGCATATAAGAATGTTGTGTCTAATGGTTTAGTTTTAGATAAGAATGGATTGAAAATGTCTAAGAGTTTAGGTAACACTGTAGATCCATTTGATACCTTAGCTGAACACGGACCAGATGCAACACGTTGGTATATGATATCAAATGCAAATCCATGGGATAATTTGAAGTTTGATTTAGATGGTATTACAGAAGTTAGAAGAAAATTCTTCGGAACACTATATAATACTTATTCATTCTTTGCGTTATATGCTAATATTGATGGGTTTAAGTATGAAGAACAAGATGTTCCATTGAAAGATAGACCAGAGATTGATCGTTGGATTTTATCTGAATTAAACACACTTGTAAAACGTGTAGATGAGTTTTATGCAGAGTATGAGCCAACAAAAGCAGCGAGAGCAATTACTGATTTCGTAACAGAAAACCTAAGTAACTGGTATGTTCGTTTATGTAGAAGAAGATTCTGGAAGGGAGAATATGCACAAGATAAGATTGCTGCATACCAAACATTGTACACATGTTTAATTACTGTTGCAAAATTAGGATCTCCAATTGCTCCATTTTTTATGGATAAACTTTACAGAGACTTAACATTAACGACATCTTCAGAAGGATTTGAATCAGTACATTTGGCAGAGTTTCCAGTTTTTGAAGAAGAAGTTGTAGATAAAGATTTAGAAAGCAGAATGCAAAAAGCACAAGTTATCTCATCTTTAGTATTGTCTCTACGTAAGAAAGAAATGATAAAAGTTCGTCAACCTCTTCAAAGAATTATGATTCCTATTTTGGATCAAAAACAAAGAGGAGAGATTGAATTAATTGCGGATCTTGTTAAAGCAGAGGTGAATGTAAAAGAAATTGAACTTTTAGATGATGCTTCAGGAATCTTAGTTAAGCAGATTAAACCTAATTTCAAAACATTAGGACCACGTTTTGGAAAAGATATGGGATTGATAGCTAAGGAGATACAGAAGTTTACACAAGAAAATATTTCTGAAATTGAAAGAAATGGAGAGATTAATGTTAAATTATTAGAAAAAAGCATTATCTTAACATTGTCAGATGTGGAAATTACATCTCAAGACATTGAAGGATGGTTAGTTGCAAATGATAGTGGATTAACAGTGGCATTAGATATAACAATTAGCCCAGAATTAAGAAGCGAAGGAATTGCAAGAGAATTAGTAAATAGAATTCAGAATATTAGAAAAGACTCTGGATTTGAAGTTACAGATAAAATTAAAGTTGTAATAAAAGAAGAAAAAGAAATAAAAGAGGCTGTTTTAGCGAATGAAGATTACATAAAATCTGAAACGTTGACTCATACATTAGAATTTACTACTGAATTAGTAGAAGGTGTTGATGTAGAGTTCGATGAGCTAAAGACACGAGTGTTAATTTTAAAATAA
- the recO gene encoding DNA repair protein RecO has product MQVKTKAIVLSVLKYQDKSLIVKCLTEEEGVLSFFVRNAFSKGKSAQKIAYFQPLTMLEIDFTFKNKGGLEYFKEVKLGNVYQTIYYDYAKNCIAIFVAEVLHNLIKDRVKDLSFYTFLETALLWFDTHDETYNFHLILLLEISKFYGFYPAIKDIDCFYFDLEGGVFTNHFTPVCVDEEETILLKRLVNLGFNKEQKVFTGLDRKKLLKLLISYYEQHVSDFRKPKSLEVLQEVFSL; this is encoded by the coding sequence ATGCAGGTTAAGACAAAGGCGATTGTATTAAGTGTTTTAAAATATCAAGATAAAAGTTTGATTGTGAAATGCCTAACAGAAGAAGAAGGAGTATTGTCTTTTTTTGTACGCAATGCTTTTTCAAAAGGGAAAAGTGCGCAGAAAATAGCCTATTTTCAGCCTTTAACAATGTTAGAGATTGATTTTACTTTTAAAAACAAAGGAGGATTAGAGTATTTTAAAGAAGTGAAGTTAGGAAATGTGTACCAAACAATTTATTACGATTATGCTAAGAATTGTATTGCGATTTTTGTAGCAGAAGTATTACACAATTTGATAAAAGATCGAGTGAAAGATCTTAGTTTTTACACTTTTTTAGAAACTGCTTTATTATGGTTTGATACCCATGATGAAACATATAACTTTCATTTAATATTGTTATTAGAGATTAGTAAGTTTTATGGTTTTTACCCAGCAATAAAAGACATAGATTGTTTTTATTTTGATCTTGAAGGAGGAGTTTTTACAAATCATTTTACACCTGTTTGTGTAGATGAAGAAGAGACAATACTTTTAAAAAGGTTAGTAAATCTTGGGTTTAATAAAGAACAAAAAGTTTTTACAGGATTAGATAGGAAAAAGCTTCTAAAGCTATTGATAAGTTACTATGAGCAACACGTGAGTGATTTTAGAAAGCCAAAATCTTTAGAGGTTTTACAAGAAGTTTTTTCACTCTAA
- a CDS encoding PdaC/SigV domain-containing protein, whose amino-acid sequence MKKIIYTLLIPIVFGSCTKNTNFAFEEREFSRKSSLNCTTENCTEITINAAIIVSPDNSASQLINKSNIALINELLPFTDNGTNVNQYEEITNTFIYAYEEIAQKFPTDAFPWKATVSNNITFYNHELISFAIEYYTYSGGAHGFKGEKAIHYNPNNGHIYTNEELFSDWQGFQQLVKSQLRSKIGSDQDSILFDDDQFKMPEDIFFYEDSIIAYYNSFDISAFSDEPVKIEIPKIQADTFLKIKLEPIATNE is encoded by the coding sequence ATGAAAAAAATAATTTACACCTTACTAATTCCTATCGTTTTTGGAAGCTGTACTAAGAACACTAACTTCGCATTTGAAGAAAGAGAGTTTAGCAGAAAATCATCTTTAAACTGCACTACTGAAAACTGCACAGAAATTACAATCAATGCTGCTATTATTGTTTCCCCTGACAATTCTGCTTCCCAATTAATTAACAAAAGCAATATTGCGTTAATTAACGAACTACTGCCTTTTACAGATAATGGAACTAATGTTAATCAATACGAAGAAATAACAAATACTTTCATCTATGCTTATGAAGAAATTGCTCAAAAGTTCCCTACAGACGCTTTTCCTTGGAAAGCAACAGTATCAAATAATATAACTTTTTACAATCACGAATTAATAAGCTTTGCCATTGAATACTACACCTATTCAGGTGGTGCACACGGATTTAAGGGAGAAAAAGCTATACATTACAATCCTAATAATGGCCATATATATACTAACGAAGAACTCTTTTCTGATTGGCAAGGTTTTCAACAACTTGTAAAATCACAGCTTCGCTCTAAAATTGGAAGTGACCAAGATAGTATACTATTTGATGATGATCAATTTAAAATGCCAGAAGACATCTTTTTTTATGAAGACTCAATTATAGCATATTACAATAGTTTCGATATTTCAGCTTTTTCTGATGAACCTGTTAAAATTGAAATCCCAAAAATTCAAGCAGATACTTTTCTGAAAATAAAATTGGAACCAATAGCAACAAACGAATAA
- a CDS encoding oligosaccharide flippase family protein: MSIYKKIFKQTAIYGLAAVFPKVIGFFLVPFHTEVMQNDAYGQYNVVYAILMFFNVILAFGMETAFFRFYNLQENKKEVFNNALLFLSITTLLFLGIALLTEDFWATFLNIPSEILQYVIWILVLDALVIIPFAKLRANQRPMVYSAIRIGNVCIYTFLNVFFLYFLPKLSIAYPETIFDKIYIKNYQVSYIFIANLVASLLTFIVFYKDYLTIKLKFNKVLGKEMMRYGVPIMIGGLAFAINESFDKILLERLLPADIALSEVGKYAACYKLGLFMVLFRQAYTLGIEPFFFNYAKNDDAPTKYATITKYFTIFGSAILLGVVVFSDILKVLFIRNESYWDAMAVVPLILLANFCMGIYTNLSVWYKLRDKTMVGAYISIFGAILTLVFNYFLIPFWGYIGSAIATLIAYASMMLISYLMGQKYYPIPYDKKAISGYLGLAVVLSFGYFYFFRENYFVGVTAILVYALIVFKSEQKIIKSILKR; this comes from the coding sequence TTGAGTATCTATAAAAAAATATTTAAACAGACTGCCATCTATGGATTAGCCGCTGTGTTCCCGAAGGTTATAGGATTTTTTCTTGTTCCTTTTCACACAGAAGTAATGCAGAATGACGCATATGGACAGTACAATGTCGTATATGCCATTTTAATGTTCTTTAATGTTATCCTTGCTTTTGGTATGGAGACTGCTTTCTTTAGGTTTTATAATCTACAAGAAAACAAAAAGGAAGTATTCAATAATGCATTGCTTTTCTTATCAATAACTACATTGCTTTTCTTAGGAATTGCTTTACTAACAGAAGATTTCTGGGCTACTTTTTTAAATATCCCATCTGAAATTCTACAATATGTAATTTGGATATTGGTACTTGATGCATTAGTTATTATTCCTTTTGCAAAACTAAGAGCAAATCAACGTCCAATGGTTTATAGCGCTATTAGAATTGGGAATGTCTGTATTTATACATTCTTAAATGTGTTTTTCCTATATTTCTTGCCAAAATTAAGCATTGCTTATCCTGAAACTATTTTTGATAAAATCTATATTAAAAACTATCAAGTATCCTATATTTTTATAGCTAATCTTGTAGCAAGCTTACTTACATTCATTGTTTTCTATAAAGATTATTTGACAATTAAGTTGAAGTTTAATAAAGTACTGGGAAAGGAAATGATGCGTTATGGAGTTCCCATTATGATCGGAGGACTTGCTTTTGCAATCAATGAAAGTTTTGATAAAATTCTTCTGGAAAGATTACTTCCAGCAGATATTGCATTATCTGAAGTTGGAAAATATGCTGCTTGTTATAAACTCGGTCTTTTTATGGTTCTTTTTAGACAAGCATATACACTTGGAATTGAACCATTCTTTTTCAACTATGCTAAAAATGATGATGCCCCAACTAAATACGCTACAATAACAAAGTACTTTACTATTTTCGGAAGTGCTATTCTCTTAGGAGTTGTTGTCTTTTCTGATATTTTAAAAGTATTATTTATAAGAAATGAATCGTATTGGGATGCTATGGCTGTAGTTCCTTTAATTTTATTAGCCAATTTCTGTATGGGTATTTATACAAACCTATCTGTATGGTACAAGTTAAGAGACAAGACAATGGTAGGCGCTTATATCTCAATATTTGGAGCTATTCTAACCCTTGTCTTCAACTATTTCCTTATTCCTTTTTGGGGATATATAGGATCTGCTATTGCAACTTTAATAGCCTATGCTTCAATGATGCTAATTTCATACTTAATGGGACAGAAATATTACCCTATACCTTATGATAAAAAGGCTATCTCTGGATATTTAGGTTTAGCTGTCGTTCTATCATTTGGATATTTTTACTTCTTTAGAGAAAACTATTTTGTGGGAGTTACAGCAATATTAGTATACGCTCTTATAGTCTTTAAAAGCGAACAAAAAATAATCAAAAGTATCTTGAAAAGATAA